One window from the genome of Piliocolobus tephrosceles isolate RC106 unplaced genomic scaffold, ASM277652v3 unscaffolded_36342, whole genome shotgun sequence encodes:
- the LOC111535366 gene encoding apolipoprotein C-I, basic form, translating to MRLFLSLPVLVVVLSMVLEGPAPAQGAPDVSSALDKLKEFGNTLEDKAREVINRIKQSEFPAKTRDWFSETFRKVKEKLKINS from the exons ATGAGGCTCTTCCTGTCGCTCCCGGTCCTGGTGGTGGTTCTGTCGATGGTCTTGGAAG gcccagccccagcccaggggGCCCCAGATGTCTCCAGCGCCTTGGATAAGCTGAAGGAGTTTGGAAACACCCTGGAGGACAAGGCTCGGGAAGTCATCAACCGCATCAAACAGAGTGAATTTCCTGCCAAGACACG GGATTGGTTTTCAGAGACATTTcggaaagtgaaggagaaactcAAGATTAACTCATGA